AAGCAAAAGACGATGGAGATTGATATCTCGTATTATTATAGTTTTAGTAGTTATATTTTTTATAATATCGGCTTTTTTAAGCAAATCGGATGACCTATCTCCACATATAGCCCTAATAAAAGTTTCTGGAATAATTGCTGAAGACTCAGAAGCTAATTCATCTAGAATTATAGAAAGCCTAGATAATGCTTATAAAAACAGTAATGTAAAAGGAGTTATCGTTCAAATAAATAGTCCAGGAGGATCTCCTGTTGAATCTGATGATATATATTCTCATATGAGATACTTACAAGAAAAACATCCTGACATCCCTTTATATGCAGTCTGTACTGATCTATGTGCTAGTGGCGGTTACTATATCGCAACTGGTGCTAAAGAGATTTATGCAAATAAAATGACTATAACCGGCTCTATTGGTGTTATTGGAAGCGGTTTTGGGTTTACAGGTCTTATGGACAAAATTGGTGTAGAAAGAAGAACTTATACCGCTGGAAAAAATAAAGGTTTTTTAGACCCATTTGCTCCTCAAAATCCCGAACAAAAGAAAGAGTTTGAAAAAATATTAAAACAAACTCATCGTGTCTTTATGGATGCTGTTGAAAAATCTAGAGGTGATAGATTAAAAGATAGATCTCTAGAAACAACTTTCTCTGGTGAGCCTTTCAGTGGTATAGAAGCTAAAGATTTAGGACTTATTGATGGCTTTGCTTCTGTTTCAGAACTAAAAAGAAATAAGCTTGATGATTTGCCTATTATTGATTACACTCAGACTTTAGATTTTTTCACTAACTTATCAAATAAAATAGGTAATGGTGTATATTATAAAGCTTTGTCTGAAAGTGGTGTTAGCTTAAAATAATAGGGTAAATTCTATTGAAACACAGAAAAACATCGCTATAATCGATAGTAATATAGTTTCACTAATTAATAAACAAATAAGGAATTTAATTATGAAAAAAACTATCCTAGGTACAATAATCGCTGGTGGTTTAATGTTATCTGCAACTTCAGCTCTTGCTGGTGGCGTAGGTTTTGCTAACGTTCAAGATATTTTCGAAAAATCTTCTTTAGGTAAAGCTAAAGTAACTGCTGATGAGCAAAAGCTTAAGCCTCAAATGGACACTCTTAAGAAAAATATTACAGCTCTTCAAGAAAAAATTAATGCTTATGAGTCTGATAAAGATGCGGTAGAAGCTGATAATGCTAAAGGCGATACAAAAGATGCTCAAGCTGCTGACCAAAAAGAAGCTGCTGATAAAGCTCAAGCTAAAGCAGACTTACAACAAGCTATGAAGGACTACCAAGACTTAATGGGTCAAGTACAACAAATGGCTAGTGATGATGCTGATGCGTTTAAAGACTCTTTAACTAAAGCTTCTCAAGATGTAGCTAAAGATAAAAACTTAGATGCTATCTTACCTACTGAAATGAGCCTATATAACGCAGACAGCTTAGATGTTACTAATGACATCATTGCTAAAATGAAATAATCTAAATCTTTTCTTTTTTTCTACAATCCCTTTTAACTTTTTTTTATTCCTAAAGCTATGTATAATCTACATAGCTTTAAATATGTAATAATATAAAAACATGGAAAATTTATCTTATTTTGTTTCACAAAACTTAGTTTTTTGTCTGTCATTTATCCTGCTTTTAGCCATTTATATTGTTTTTGAATTAACTCAGTCAAAGCAGAGCCAAACTAGCTTAACCGTGCAAAATGCCGTGGCAGAAGTTAATAGACATAAAGGGATATATCTAGACATTAGAGATCAAGAAGAGTATAAAAAAGCTCACGTTATTGGCGCTATAAATATACCTTCTGAAAAAATTGAAGAAAACTTAAAAAAATTACACAAACATAAAGATAAGCCTGTGGTTATTTATGGAAATAGCCATTCAGATAAAACAAGAAATATTCTTCGTAAAGATGGTTTCGAAAAAGCATATTCTTTAAAAGGTGGCTTTAGTGCTTGGTTACAAGCTGGTTATCCTGTGAAATCTGAAGATTCAAATAAATAAGGATTAAACTATGAGTAATGAAAATAATTTACCTCAATTTCAAATACAAAAAGTTTACGTTAAAGATGCTTCTTTTTCAGTTCCAAATGCTGATAAAATTTGGATGTCTGAATGGAAACCTCAGTTAAAAACAGATTTAAATGTTTCTGCGTCAAAACTTCCTGAGGATAACACTTATGAAACAGTAATAACTTTAGATATTAAAGTAGAAAGTAATGGAATAGAAGCTTTTAACTGCGAAGTAAAACAAGCCGGTATTTTTACAGTTCAGAATATGACTGATGAGCAAATAGAACATGCAAAAAATGCTTTCTGTCCAAATATTTTATATCACTATGCAAGAGAAGCTATTTCTGACTTAGTCATTAGCGGAGGATTTCCTCAACTTTGTCTTTCTCCTGTTAACTTTGATGCTATGTATCAAGATTCATTAAAAAAAACAGCTGATAATAAACAGCATTAATAAGGTTTAAGAATGAGTAAAGAACAAGCTTTAAAATCAGCATTATCGCAAATAGAAAAGCAATTTGGTAAAGGCTCAGTAATGAGACTTGGTGATCAAGAGGCTAGCACGGATGTAGAAGTAATTCCTTCTGGAATAATTAGCCTTGATGTTGCTCTTGGTATTGGTGGTTATCCTAAAGGGCGTATTATAGAGATTTACGGTCATGAATCATCTGGAAAAACTACTTTAACATTATTAGCTATTGCCCAATGTCAGAAACAAGGTGGAACAGCTGCTTTTATAGATGCTGAACATGCTTTAGATCCTAAATATGCTGCTTTACTTGGTGTTGATATTGAAAATCTTATTGTTTCTCAACCAGATACTGGAGAACAAGCTTTAGAAATAGCTGATATGTTAGTTCGTTCTGGTGGTGTTGATGTAGTTGTTATAGACTCTGTAGCAGCACTTACTCCCAAGGCTGAAATAGAGGGTGATATGGGAGATTCTCATATGGGCTTACAAGCTAGGCTTATGTCTCAAGCTTTAAGAAAGCTAACAGCTAATATCAAACGCTCAAACACTTTGGTTATGTTTATTAACCAAATAAGAATGAAAATAGGAGTAATGTTTGGAAACCCTGAAACAACTACTGGTGGTAATGCTCTAAAATTCTACTCTTCTGTAAGATTAGAGGTAAGAAAAGGCAGCCCTATCAAAGATGGTACTGAAGTATCTGGAAATGAAATAAAGGTCAAAGTAGTAAAAAATAAAGTTGCTCCTCCATTCAAACAAGCTGAATTTGAGTTAGTTTATGGAGAGGGCATATCTCTAGAAGCAGAGCTTGTTGACCTTGGTGCAAAACACGATATTATTGAAAAATCTGGCGCCTGGTATAGTTATAAAGGTAAAAAGATCGGTCAGGGTAAAGAAAAAACTAAAGACTATCTAAAAGAGCATACTGATGAAAGAGATGAGATAGAGAAAGCAGTCCTTGAACTACTTTTACCTCAAAAGTATGCAAAAAAAGACTCAAATAAAAAAGAAAATAACTCTCAAGATGAGCTTATCTAAAGAAAGACAATATATACTTTATCTCCTATCTAAACAAGATTATTCTCGAAAGCAACTCACTGATAAACTCTATAAAAGAGCTAGTATTTCAAATCAAGAAATAGAGGATTTATTAAATGATTTTGAAAATAGAAAATGGCTTTCTGATGAAAGATTTATTCACTCCTTTATCCAAAGTGAAGTAGCAAAACTCAGAGGAAAAAAAAGAATAGTAAATACTGCAATATATCAAAAAGGGCTATCTGCAGAGCTAGTAGAGGAATATTTAAACACTCTTGAGATTGACTGGTATGATCAATGTCAA
This region of Francisella frigiditurris genomic DNA includes:
- a CDS encoding regulatory protein RecX; protein product: MSLSKERQYILYLLSKQDYSRKQLTDKLYKRASISNQEIEDLLNDFENRKWLSDERFIHSFIQSEVAKLRGKKRIVNTAIYQKGLSAELVEEYLNTLEIDWYDQCQKCLNKKYKDVPKLQKDLKLRQRAINYLAYNGFNFDEINECFN
- the recA gene encoding recombinase RecA produces the protein MSKEQALKSALSQIEKQFGKGSVMRLGDQEASTDVEVIPSGIISLDVALGIGGYPKGRIIEIYGHESSGKTTLTLLAIAQCQKQGGTAAFIDAEHALDPKYAALLGVDIENLIVSQPDTGEQALEIADMLVRSGGVDVVVIDSVAALTPKAEIEGDMGDSHMGLQARLMSQALRKLTANIKRSNTLVMFINQIRMKIGVMFGNPETTTGGNALKFYSSVRLEVRKGSPIKDGTEVSGNEIKVKVVKNKVAPPFKQAEFELVYGEGISLEAELVDLGAKHDIIEKSGAWYSYKGKKIGQGKEKTKDYLKEHTDERDEIEKAVLELLLPQKYAKKDSNKKENNSQDELI
- a CDS encoding rhodanese-like domain-containing protein, which codes for MENLSYFVSQNLVFCLSFILLLAIYIVFELTQSKQSQTSLTVQNAVAEVNRHKGIYLDIRDQEEYKKAHVIGAINIPSEKIEENLKKLHKHKDKPVVIYGNSHSDKTRNILRKDGFEKAYSLKGGFSAWLQAGYPVKSEDSNK
- the secB gene encoding protein-export chaperone SecB; amino-acid sequence: MSNENNLPQFQIQKVYVKDASFSVPNADKIWMSEWKPQLKTDLNVSASKLPEDNTYETVITLDIKVESNGIEAFNCEVKQAGIFTVQNMTDEQIEHAKNAFCPNILYHYAREAISDLVISGGFPQLCLSPVNFDAMYQDSLKKTADNKQH
- a CDS encoding S49 family peptidase; translated protein: MADNISKETLEELAKVHIRDVKSKRRWRLISRIIIVLVVIFFIISAFLSKSDDLSPHIALIKVSGIIAEDSEANSSRIIESLDNAYKNSNVKGVIVQINSPGGSPVESDDIYSHMRYLQEKHPDIPLYAVCTDLCASGGYYIATGAKEIYANKMTITGSIGVIGSGFGFTGLMDKIGVERRTYTAGKNKGFLDPFAPQNPEQKKEFEKILKQTHRVFMDAVEKSRGDRLKDRSLETTFSGEPFSGIEAKDLGLIDGFASVSELKRNKLDDLPIIDYTQTLDFFTNLSNKIGNGVYYKALSESGVSLK
- a CDS encoding OmpH family outer membrane protein produces the protein MKKTILGTIIAGGLMLSATSALAGGVGFANVQDIFEKSSLGKAKVTADEQKLKPQMDTLKKNITALQEKINAYESDKDAVEADNAKGDTKDAQAADQKEAADKAQAKADLQQAMKDYQDLMGQVQQMASDDADAFKDSLTKASQDVAKDKNLDAILPTEMSLYNADSLDVTNDIIAKMK